A window of Schistocerca serialis cubense isolate TAMUIC-IGC-003099 chromosome 1, iqSchSeri2.2, whole genome shotgun sequence genomic DNA:
AAAATCCTGATGCAGATTGTGATATAGCCCCCCCTACTACATCTAATTTCTGTGCACTGTCATAGCGTTTCCCACAAATACCATACTGATACAGTTTCTCCATTACTTTGGAATGATTCAAacagtcaaatgctttagataggtcCATGAAAATCCTCTAAGTCTTCTTTTAGCTGTTACTAAACTCAAGAGTATGTTCGACTAAAGAAATCTGTTGAAACCATTATTATTGacctcccttctctgaaaccatgctggGACAGGTGTAGTATTTTAAATTTAGTTATAAAACTTGCAGTTCTACTTTTTGCCATCATTCACATACTTTTGCAAAAGCAGATCAATAACACTGCCTTGCAGTTTCCCAATTTACTTCTGTACCGTTTCTTAAATAGTGGATTTGCTTTATTCACTTCCACTTTATTCATTTATTAGGTGATACATAACACTGTCTATGGCAGAAGAATGTTTGATTTTTAGTTGCCTTATTATGTTTGAAACTTTTTTATCAGAACTGGGTTGGATGCAGTAGCTGCTGGCCAAGCATATCTATGCAGTATTTATATCTGAGTGGTAATACTAAAGGTGGATATATTGTAGAAAGCAGGTATCAATGTTCTGCTCAGTTCACACCATTATATTATCATAACATTTATTGCAATTGCTTGAGTGCAATTATACTAATTGTCCAGTGATTATCACAAACCATTGTACTATTTGATCTGAAAAATGACTTCAATATGACTTCCTTCCTCTGTTGCAGCACTAGAATCTCAGAACATCACGGTTAAAATGCAAGTTATTgaacttctctgtgctgtgtgcGCATATTCTTCAAAAGGACATGAAATGGCTCTTCATGCTCTACGGCACTTCAAGGTAAATATTTTGTTCTTCCATTTAGACACTCAGTAATCATGAGGTTAGAAAGCAAACCTGCCTTAAGTCAGTCAGTTGGTCAACATGATGTCGCTAAGAAGTACATAGGTTTAAACTAACTGCAATTCCATTATTTTATGAGTTCCCTGCTAAAAGAACATATTATCAAGGCACGATATTTTCTAACTGCATATGACAAGTGATGGTTCATGATCAATGCAAATATTTTCCTTCTGTGCACAGGTTACTTGTGATCAGAAGCATGGGTTTGACATAATAGTGAGTGAACTTCGTAACACAAAAAATGTTGAATATCAGACAAGGCTGCTTTCTTTCATCAACTGCCTAACACTGGGCTGCCACAATGTCCACAAGCGTGTGCAGATCAGGAATGAATTACTTGGTGAGTAATTATTTATTCGCATTTCTAGCTGCCTTTGCTGTACAGTGAATGTGTGGCTTAAAAAAATCTGTAAAGAATTACCAATAAAAATTCATAGTATTATTACCCTGTTTGTtatctcaaaacagaaaaattttacatCTGAAACACATACAATATGTTGCATAT
This region includes:
- the LOC126428862 gene encoding inverted formin-2-like, whose amino-acid sequence is MQVIELLCAVCAYSSKGHEMALHALRHFKVTCDQKHGFDIIVSELRNTKNVEYQTRLLSFINCLTLGCHNVHKRVQIRNELLGRGLGPILSSLSAADDKELQMQVSAFIDYQHRDEMELESTKQLTHHQLFETIFEKVHIIVLIATNKQKYLWLV